A stretch of Colletotrichum lupini chromosome 2, complete sequence DNA encodes these proteins:
- a CDS encoding MBOAT family protein: MNTATVTSLESSSTTTTSSSLRNKHNGTSNGTSNPKAAVKPTTTPDTNRTTDELRRAIQKKYRHVAAVHSKSRPSTLSHDSNTAPSFIGFRNLMIIVLIVGNLRLMMENIQKYGVLICVRCHDFRQQDLALGLGLYLLIPCHLIAAYLIELAAAQQARGLRAKSKDGAASPTEDQRARFDSTWKVIAWIHAVNITLALTVTSYVVYFHIHHPLIGTLTELHAIIVWLKTASYAFTNRDLRHAYLHPVKGELAAMPEIYQQCPYPQNISMHNLAYFWWAPTLVYQPAYPRTDKIRWVFVAKRMAEVFGLGVFIWFASAQYAAPVLINSLDKIASLDVPKILERLMKLSTISLVIWLAGFFALFQSFLNALAEVTRFGDRCFYEDWWNSESLGAYWRLWNKPVYQYFKRHVYSPLIGRGWSPRAAQLAVFFASAVLHEVLVGIPTHNIIGVAFAGMFFQLPLIALTTPLEKMQSPTGRMLGNCIFWVSFTILGQPFAALMYFYAWQAKYGSVSRQMACNSVATS; encoded by the exons ATGAACACGGCCACGGTGACGAGCCTTGAGAGCTCAAGCACCACCACTACCTCCTCCTCTCTGCGTAACAAGCACAATGGCACCTCCAATGGCACCTCCAACCCCAAGGCCGCCGTCAAGCCGACTACTACACCCGACACCAACCGCACGACCGACGAGCTGAGGAGGGCTATTCAAAAGAAATACAGACACGTCGCTGCCGTCCACTCCAAATCGCGCCCATCAACCCTGAGCCATGACTCTAACACGGCCCCGAGCTTCATTGGCTTCAGGAACTTAATGATTATTGTACTAA TTGTCGGTAATCTTCGTCTGATGATGGAGAACATTCAAAAA TACGGAGTCTTGATTTGTGTTCGCTGCCACGATTTCCGCCAGCAAGATCTCGCTCTCGGCTTGGGCTTATATCTTCTGATCCCTTGTCATCTTATCGCCGCGTACCTAATCGAACTGGCTGCCGCCCAGCAAGCAAGGGGCCTGCGGGCGAAATCGAAAGACGGAGCCGCCAGCCCAACAGAGGACCAGCGCGCGAGGTTTGACTCGACCTGGAAGGTTATCGCTTGGATCCACGCCGTTAACATCACTCTCGCTCTGACCGTTACATCCTATGTCGTGTACTTCCACATTCACCACCCCTTGATCGGCACCCTGACTGAGCTCCACGCCATCATCGTCTGGCTCAAGACAGCGTCGTACGCCTTTACGAACCGAGACCTGCGTCATGCCTACTTGCATCCTGTCAAGGGCGAACTTGCCGCCATGCCCGAAATTTACCAGCAGTGCCCGTATCCTCAGAACATTTCGATGCACAACCTGGCATACTTCTGGTGGGCACCGACATTGGTCTACCAGCCCGCGTATCCGAGGACGGACAAGATCAGATGGGTCTTTGTCGCGAAGCGCATGGCAGAAGTATTTGGCCTGGGTGTCTTTATCTGGTTCGCTAGCGCCCAGTACGCCGCGCCTGTCCTCATCAACTCTCTTGATAAGATTGCCTCTCTGGACGTCCCCAAGATTCTCGAGCGGCTGATGAAACTCTCGACGATTTCTCTGGTCATCTGGCTCGCCGGCTTTTTTGCCCTCTTCCAATCGTTTCTCAACGCTCTCGCCGAAGTTACCCGGTTCGGTGACCGGTGTTTCTACGAGGACTGGTGGAACAGCGAGAGCTTGGGTGCATACTGGCGATTGTGGAACAAGCCCGTATACCAGTACTTCAAGCGTCATGTCTACTCACCCCTGATTGGCCGAGGATGGAGCCCAAGGGCCGCGCAACTGGCCGTCTTCTTCGCGTCTGCCGTCCTGCACGAGGTTCTTGTTGGTATCCCGACACATAACATTATTG GTGTTGCTTTTGCGGGCATGTTCTTCCAACTTCCCCTTATTGCCCTCACCACCCCCCTGGAAAAGATGCAGTCTCCCACGGGTCGCATGCTCGGCAACTGCATTTTCTGGGTCTCGTTTACCATCCTCGGGCAGCCCTTTGCAGCTTTGATGTACTTTTACGCGTGGCAGGCCAAGTACGGCAGCGTCAGCAGGCAAATGGCCTGTAATTCGGTTGCAACCTCGTAA